The following are encoded together in the Vespa velutina chromosome 3, iVesVel2.1, whole genome shotgun sequence genome:
- the LOC124948121 gene encoding cell division cycle protein 27 homolog isoform X1 produces the protein MIVQEPVQAAIWHCLNHYAYPDAIFLAERLCAEVDTEETLFLLATCYYRSGRIRQAHALLSKKAPSSAQCRFLLAKCCYDLEKYAEAEAAIIGGYYKQLKSLEEITTQFGEQACFSLQIIAKIYYKMMRTTKGNEAHKLALKMNPFLWHSFEELCNVGEKVDPAKIFNLEKLDNFAMCHGVTPILSYIPEPDFIVPVNNTNSTPTPNGTNSTPVQTTTATIINNVAPSVRLYSSIEENPQSIPTHYIHPSSISPRAKLPRYRSMFSNSMSPLTPSFGILPLESNTPEPTVLPSHTTLTEANDQKSLAKCVSNLRAHVGQFISRKETPLQQGKPVFSQSGNASNTANIVTVTPSTPAPTPPTLQGTNVRRSSRLFSHSYSVKENNKSPNRNKFATPKSPSRKAKARLSKTNLNKTNFNDLNERNRNEKEKNETITSEKAVANVNALNNQSSIAHCAVSLQKQCAEGLMSLLKELGMAYQHITQYNCLQAIEILSVLPTQHYNTGWVLSMLARAHFEMIDYKKSAGYFAEVRQLEPQRTELMEIYSTVLWHMHAEVQLSTLAQELVSEDRNSPAAWCATGNLFSAQTEHETAIKFFQRAIQVDPNFPYAYTLLGHEYVMTEELDKAITAFRNAIRLDPRHYNAWFGLGTIFSKQEQYSLAELHFKRALQINPQNSAIMCHIGVVQHALKKTDQALRTLNTAIINDPNNTLCKFHRATINFSIGRHAEALREFEELKNIVPKESLVYYSIGKVHKKLGNTHLALMYFSWATDLDPKGVNSQIKEAILSPGQGDEDSPGTQSAEEQQIQNNSSMEHETDTNREGSGPILDGNVPPVEAPADDSDDSL, from the exons ATGATTGTGCAGGAGCCAGTGCAG GCAGCCATATGGCACTGTTTAAATCATTATGCTTATCCAGATGCAATATTTTTGGCAGAAAGATTATGCGCTGAAG tgGACACAGAAgaaacattatttcttttggcaacttgttattatcgttcaggAAGAATTAGACAAGCTCACGCTTTACTTTCTAAAAAAGCACCTAGTTCTGCACAATGTAGGTTTCTTTTGGCTAAATGCTGTTATGATTTGGAAAA GTATGCGGAAGCAGAAGCAGCAATTATTGGTGGATATTATAAGCAGTTAAAAAGTTTAGAAGAGATTACAACTCAATTCGGTGAACAGGCATGTTTTTCACTTCAGATAATAgctaaaatttattataaaatgatgcGCACTACTAAAGGCAATGAAGCACATAAATTGGCTTTGAAAATGAATCCATTTTTATGGCATTCTTTTGAAGAATTGTGTAACGTAGGAGAAAAAGTAGATCCAGCAAAGATCTTCAATCTGgaaaaattagataattttGCTATGTGCCATGGTGTAACACCAATTCTAAGTTATATTCCAGAACCTGATTTTATTGTACCTGTTAACAATACAAATAGCACTCCTACACCAAACGGCACTAATAG TACTCCTGTGCAAACTACAACCGCAACGATCATAAATAACGTAGCACCTAGTGTACGTTTGTATTCGTCTATAGAAGAAAATCCACAAAGTATACCAACACATTATATTCATCCTTCTTCGATATCACCTCGTGCTAAACTTCCTCGATATCGGAGTATGTTTAGTAATTCTATGAGTCCTCTTACACCTAGTTTTGGTATCCTGCCATTGGAAAGCAACACGCCTGAACCTACCGTTTTACCTTCTCATACGACTCTTACAGAAGCGAATGACCAAAAAAGTTTAGCAAAGTGTGTTAGTAATTTGAGGGCTCACGTAGGG caATTTATTTCAAGGAAGGAAACACCTTTACAACAAGGTAAACCAGTGTTTTCCCAATCTGGTAATGCAAGTAATACTGCTAATATAGTCACAGTAACACCAAGTACTCCTGCACCTACACCACCTACTCTTCAGGGTACAAATGTTAGACGGTCATCGAGACTATTTAGTCACAGTTATTCGGTTAAG GAAAATAATAAGTCAcctaatagaaataaatttgcaaCACCTAAGTCACCATCaagaaaagcaaaagcaaGATTATCCAagacaaatttaaataaaactaattttaATGACTTAAATGAGagaaatcgaaatgaaaaagagaagaatgaaacAATTACGTCTGAAAAGGCTGTGGCAAATGTAAATGCATTGAATAACCAAAGTAGTATTGCTCATTGTGCTGTGTCATTGCAAAAACAATGTGCTG aaGGTTTAATGTCTTTGTTAAAAGAACTTGGCATGGCATATCAACATATAACCCAGTACAATTGTTTGCAAGCTATTGAGATCCTTAGTGTTCTTCCAACGCAACATTATAATACAGGATGGGTACTGTCTATGTTAGCACGTGCTCATTTTGAGAtgatagattataaaaaatcagCTGG TTATTTTGCCGAAGTCAGACAATTAGAACCTCAGAGGACTGaattaatggaaatatataGTACAGTTCTATGGCATATGCACGCAGAAGTACAACTTTCTACCTTGGCTCAAGAACTTGTTTCCGAAGATCGTAATTCACCAGCTGCATGGTGTGCCACTGGTAATCTCTTTTCTGCTCAAACTGAGCATGAAACAGCGATCAAATTTTTCCAAAGAGCTATTCag GTAGATCCTAATTTTCCATATGCATATACACTCCTTGGTCATGAATATGTTATGACTGAGGAATTGGATAAGGCAATTACAGCATTTCGTAATGCAATTAGGCTTGATCCCAGACACTATAATGCatg gTTTGGCTTGGgaacaatattttctaaacaaGAACAATATAGCTTAGCAGAATTACATTTTAAACGAGCTTTGCAAATAAATCCACAGAACTCGGCAATTATGTGCCATATAGGTGTTGTACAACATGCCCTCAAAAAAACCGATCAAGCTTTGAGAACATTAAATACAGCTATTATTAACGATCCCAATAATACTCTTTGTAAATTCCATCGTGCAaccattaatttttcaattggtCGGCACGCGGAAGCATTACGAGAGTTcgaagaattgaaaaatatcgtgCCCAAAGAATCTCTAGTCTATTATTCGATAGGAAAG gTGCATAAGAAACTAGGAAATACTCACCTTGCACTGATGTACTTTAGTTGGGCAACAGATTTAGACCCAAAAGGTGTAAATAGTCAAATAAAAGAAGCTATATTAAGTCCGGGTCAAGGCGATGAAGATTCTCCGGGAACACAATCAG CAGAGGAACAACAAATTCAGAATAATAGTTCTATGGAACATGAAACTGATACAAACAGAGAAGGAAGCGGGCCGATACTCGATGGAAATGTTCCTCCTGTTGAAGCACCTGCTGATGACAGTGATGACAGTTTATGA
- the LOC124948121 gene encoding cell division cycle protein 27 homolog isoform X2 codes for MIVQEPVQAAIWHCLNHYAYPDAIFLAERLCAEVDTEETLFLLATCYYRSGRIRQAHALLSKKAPSSAQCRFLLAKCCYDLEKYAEAEAAIIGGYYKQLKSLEEITTQFGEQACFSLQIIAKIYYKMMRTTKGNEAHKLALKMNPFLWHSFEELCNVGEKVDPAKIFNLEKLDNFAMCHGVTPILSYIPEPDFIVPVNNTNSTPTPNGTNSTPVQTTTATIINNVAPSVRLYSSIEENPQSIPTHYIHPSSISPRAKLPRYRSMFSNSMSPLTPSFGILPLESNTPEPTVLPSHTTLTEANDQKSLAKCVSNLRAHVGQFISRKETPLQQGKPVFSQSGNASNTANIVTVTPSTPAPTPPTLQGTNVRRSSRLFSHSYSVKENNKSPNRNKFATPKSPSRKAKARLSKTNLNKTNFNDLNERNRNEKEKNETITSEKAVANVNALNNQSSIAHCAVSLQKQCAEGLMSLLKELGMAYQHITQYNCLQAIEILSVLPTQHYNTGWVLSMLARAHFEMIDYKKSAGYFAEVRQLEPQRTELMEIYSTVLWHMHAEVQLSTLAQELVSEDRNSPAAWCATGNLFSAQTEHETAIKFFQRAIQVDPNFPYAYTLLGHEYVMTEELDKAITAFRNAIRLDPRHYNAWFGLGTIFSKQEQYSLAELHFKRALQINPQNSAIMCHIGVVQHALKKTDQALRTLNTAIINDPNNTLCKFHRATINFSIGRHAEALREFEELKNIVPKESLVYYSIGKVHKKLGNTHLALMYFSWATDLDPKGVNSQIKEAILSPGQGDEDSPGTQSEEQQIQNNSSMEHETDTNREGSGPILDGNVPPVEAPADDSDDSL; via the exons ATGATTGTGCAGGAGCCAGTGCAG GCAGCCATATGGCACTGTTTAAATCATTATGCTTATCCAGATGCAATATTTTTGGCAGAAAGATTATGCGCTGAAG tgGACACAGAAgaaacattatttcttttggcaacttgttattatcgttcaggAAGAATTAGACAAGCTCACGCTTTACTTTCTAAAAAAGCACCTAGTTCTGCACAATGTAGGTTTCTTTTGGCTAAATGCTGTTATGATTTGGAAAA GTATGCGGAAGCAGAAGCAGCAATTATTGGTGGATATTATAAGCAGTTAAAAAGTTTAGAAGAGATTACAACTCAATTCGGTGAACAGGCATGTTTTTCACTTCAGATAATAgctaaaatttattataaaatgatgcGCACTACTAAAGGCAATGAAGCACATAAATTGGCTTTGAAAATGAATCCATTTTTATGGCATTCTTTTGAAGAATTGTGTAACGTAGGAGAAAAAGTAGATCCAGCAAAGATCTTCAATCTGgaaaaattagataattttGCTATGTGCCATGGTGTAACACCAATTCTAAGTTATATTCCAGAACCTGATTTTATTGTACCTGTTAACAATACAAATAGCACTCCTACACCAAACGGCACTAATAG TACTCCTGTGCAAACTACAACCGCAACGATCATAAATAACGTAGCACCTAGTGTACGTTTGTATTCGTCTATAGAAGAAAATCCACAAAGTATACCAACACATTATATTCATCCTTCTTCGATATCACCTCGTGCTAAACTTCCTCGATATCGGAGTATGTTTAGTAATTCTATGAGTCCTCTTACACCTAGTTTTGGTATCCTGCCATTGGAAAGCAACACGCCTGAACCTACCGTTTTACCTTCTCATACGACTCTTACAGAAGCGAATGACCAAAAAAGTTTAGCAAAGTGTGTTAGTAATTTGAGGGCTCACGTAGGG caATTTATTTCAAGGAAGGAAACACCTTTACAACAAGGTAAACCAGTGTTTTCCCAATCTGGTAATGCAAGTAATACTGCTAATATAGTCACAGTAACACCAAGTACTCCTGCACCTACACCACCTACTCTTCAGGGTACAAATGTTAGACGGTCATCGAGACTATTTAGTCACAGTTATTCGGTTAAG GAAAATAATAAGTCAcctaatagaaataaatttgcaaCACCTAAGTCACCATCaagaaaagcaaaagcaaGATTATCCAagacaaatttaaataaaactaattttaATGACTTAAATGAGagaaatcgaaatgaaaaagagaagaatgaaacAATTACGTCTGAAAAGGCTGTGGCAAATGTAAATGCATTGAATAACCAAAGTAGTATTGCTCATTGTGCTGTGTCATTGCAAAAACAATGTGCTG aaGGTTTAATGTCTTTGTTAAAAGAACTTGGCATGGCATATCAACATATAACCCAGTACAATTGTTTGCAAGCTATTGAGATCCTTAGTGTTCTTCCAACGCAACATTATAATACAGGATGGGTACTGTCTATGTTAGCACGTGCTCATTTTGAGAtgatagattataaaaaatcagCTGG TTATTTTGCCGAAGTCAGACAATTAGAACCTCAGAGGACTGaattaatggaaatatataGTACAGTTCTATGGCATATGCACGCAGAAGTACAACTTTCTACCTTGGCTCAAGAACTTGTTTCCGAAGATCGTAATTCACCAGCTGCATGGTGTGCCACTGGTAATCTCTTTTCTGCTCAAACTGAGCATGAAACAGCGATCAAATTTTTCCAAAGAGCTATTCag GTAGATCCTAATTTTCCATATGCATATACACTCCTTGGTCATGAATATGTTATGACTGAGGAATTGGATAAGGCAATTACAGCATTTCGTAATGCAATTAGGCTTGATCCCAGACACTATAATGCatg gTTTGGCTTGGgaacaatattttctaaacaaGAACAATATAGCTTAGCAGAATTACATTTTAAACGAGCTTTGCAAATAAATCCACAGAACTCGGCAATTATGTGCCATATAGGTGTTGTACAACATGCCCTCAAAAAAACCGATCAAGCTTTGAGAACATTAAATACAGCTATTATTAACGATCCCAATAATACTCTTTGTAAATTCCATCGTGCAaccattaatttttcaattggtCGGCACGCGGAAGCATTACGAGAGTTcgaagaattgaaaaatatcgtgCCCAAAGAATCTCTAGTCTATTATTCGATAGGAAAG gTGCATAAGAAACTAGGAAATACTCACCTTGCACTGATGTACTTTAGTTGGGCAACAGATTTAGACCCAAAAGGTGTAAATAGTCAAATAAAAGAAGCTATATTAAGTCCGGGTCAAGGCGATGAAGATTCTCCGGGAACACAATCAG AGGAACAACAAATTCAGAATAATAGTTCTATGGAACATGAAACTGATACAAACAGAGAAGGAAGCGGGCCGATACTCGATGGAAATGTTCCTCCTGTTGAAGCACCTGCTGATGACAGTGATGACAGTTTATGA
- the LOC124948125 gene encoding phosphotriesterase-related protein: MNGTESVQTVLGRIRLPELGRVLTHEHVAVDFTAFYTAPPNRLTRFLNEQIKLHTVGLVKQYPYSNMFNITFNDVETAYAVLEDLRLFRYFGGGTIVENSSHGLKRDLLLMRTLSEKTGINIIAGTGFYVAKVQNVTTLNLSVENMYNLIMKEMTEGCDDCPLVKTGFIGEVGTSLPIEDFERRSIQATATAQAQLRCPVSFHPGRDSSIPAEIIRIYEEAGGDSRKAVMSHLDRTFTDKDALLEFADETRCYCQFDLFGTECSFYQLNPLIDMLSDAQRVDYIQHLRDEGKLERVLLSHDIHTKHRLVNYGGHGYAHIINNVLPKFRMRGFSEDEIETLTVINPKEWLFF, encoded by the exons atgaacgGGACTGAAAGTGTACAAACTG TGCTTGGAAGGATAAGACTTCCCGAACTTGGACGAGTTTTGACACACGAACATGTTGCTGTGGACTTTACCGCGTTTTATACAGCACCACCGAATAGATTAACACGTTTCTTGAATGAACAAATCAAGCTTCACACTGTCGGATTGGTGAAACAGTATCC gtaTAGTAACATGTTTAATATCACATTCAATGACGTCGAAACCGCTTATGCCGTTTTAGAAGATTTAAGATTATTTCGTTACTTTGGCGGTGGTACTATCGTGGAGAATAGTAGCCACGGTTTGAAACGCGATCTTTTATTAATGAGAACGCTCAGTGAAAAGACtggaattaatattatagctGGCACAG GATTCTATGTTGCAAAAGTACAGAATGTTACCACTTTGAATTTATCCGTCGAAAATATGTACAACCTGATCATGAAAGAAATGACTGAAGGCTGTGACGATTGTCCCCTAGTCAAAACGGGATTTATCGGAGAGGTTGGAACTTCTTTGCCGATCGAAG ATTTTGAGAGACGTTCAATACAGGCTACCGCAACAGCTCAAGCACAATTACGATGCCCCGTTAGTTTCCATCCAGGAAGAGATTCAAGTATACCCGCCGAAATAATCAGAATTTATGAGGAAGCCGGCGGAGATTCGCGCAAGGCTGTAATGTCCCATCTCGATC GTACTTTTACCGATAAAGACGCTCTGTTAGAATTCGCGGATGAAACCAGATGTTATTGTCAATTTGATCTCTTTGGTACTGAATGTTCTTTCTATCAGTTAAATCCATTGATTGACATGTTATCTGATGCACAACGTGTCGATTACATTCAGCATTTACGAGACGAGGGCAAACTAGAAAGAGTACTTTTGAGTCATGATATTCACACTAAACATCGTTTG GTTAATTATGGAGGTCATGGTTATGCTCATATCATTAACAACGTACTCCCGAAATTTAGGATGAGAGGATTTTCTGAAGATGAAATAGAGACATTGACTGTTATCAATCCAAAAGAGTGGCTCTTCTTTTAG
- the LOC124948128 gene encoding ras-related protein Rab-32-like, with protein sequence MDTRKLRRDSDVVLSNVGRRELLFKFLVIGDYGVGKTALVRRYTEGKFSSNYKITIGADFAIKTLNWDSNTKINLQLWDIAGHERFGYMTRVYYKYAVAAALVFDISRAATFQSMKKWLSDLREKVTLPDGSSIPVVLLANKCDIRHVAVSTEQIVKFCKENNIGEWYITSAKENTNVDEAIRHLVENVLRAKIEGGIRESIRLHDGPIERGKTGCCKF encoded by the exons atggATACGAGAAAACTTAGAAGAGATTCCGATGTAGTGCTCTCAAATGTTGGACGTAGAGAGCTTCTCTTTAAATTTCTTGTTATCGGTGATTATGGCGTCG gCAAAACGGCTCTCGTACGACGATACACAGAAG GAAAGTTTTCTTCGAATTACAAGATAACGATAGGAGCTGATTTTGCGATAAAAACGCTCAATTGGGATTCAAatactaaaataaatttgcaatTATG GGATATCGCCGGTCACGAGAGATTTGGATATATGACCAGGGTTTACTACAAATACGC cGTCGCCGCGGCATTGGTTTTCGATATCTCACGAGCGGCGACTTTTCAGTCGATGAAGAAATGGCTAAGcgatttaagagaaaaagtcaCGCTTCCGGACGGATCGAGCATACCCGTTGTTCTTCTGGCGAACAAATGTGACATTCGACATGTCGCCGTATCAACCGAACAGATCGTTAAATTTTGCAAGGAGAACAATATCGGTGAATGGTACATTACTTCGGCGAAAGAGAATACGAACGTTG ACGAAGCGATACGCCACTTGGTGGAAAATGTCCTGAGAGCTAAAATCGAAGGTGGTATACGGGAATCCATAAGGCTCCACGATGGTCCCATAGAGCGTGGCAAGACAGGCTGTTGCAAGTTTTAA
- the LOC124947673 gene encoding G-protein coupled receptor moody, with protein sequence MRFKEITNQLHMQADWNLLALSQDHKKITTKVVKPMDQQDWPIKEPFGSDRIKMESLNQNFRGFDTNSMATWPSHVTDNTTHGNIIDGELSRFPRPLRTFAAIVAILIMITGLAGNLLTIVALCKYPKVRNVAAAFIISLCVADFVFCSLVLPFDSIRFVDASWADIRSLCVLVPFLRYGNVGVSLLSVAAITINRYIMIAHHGIYSKIYKKHWIAAMIIFCWLFAYAMQVPTLLGVWGKFDYDMYLETCSIVKDDHGHTSKRFLFATGFVIPCVVIVGCYAKIFWVVHSSESRMRKHATPTIKSPHTPGRDTREIKQRRSEWRITKMVLAIFLSFLVCYLPITIVKMVDVNVKYPGFHVLGYLLLYFASCVNPIIYVIMNKQYRQAYAGVIGCSRIRASLTPFGSSAPGQHHQDFGQDYSKTMVSTVSIAMNPVKNNQLEEAL encoded by the exons ATGCGGTTTAAAGAAATAACTAATCAGTTGCATATGCAGGCCGACTGGAATTTGCTAGCGTTGTCTCAAGATCATAAAAAGATAACCACCAAGGTAGTTAAACCTATGGATCAACAAGACT GGCCAATCAAAGAACCCTTTGGCTCCGATAGAATAAAGATGGaatcattaaatcaaaattttcgTGGCTTTGACACGAATTCGATGGCCACGTGGCCGTCACACGTGACGGACAATACTACTCATGGTAATATCATTGACGGTGAGCTTTCAAG ATTTCCGAGGCCATTAAGGACATTTGCCGCGATCGTGGCTATACTGATTATGATAACAGGCCTAGCCGGTAATCTTCTTACCATCGTTGCCCTTTGCAAATATCCAAAAGTTCGTAACGTTGCAGCAGCGTTCATAATAAG CCTTTGCGTGGCAGATTTCGTGTTTTGTTCGTTAGTATTACCCTTCGACTCTATTAGATTCGTCGATGCAAGTTGGGCGGATATTAGATCGTTGTGCGTCCTCGTACCGTTCTTGAGGTACGGAAACGTTGGAGTCAGTCTTTTGTCCGTAGCTGCTATCACCATTAAcag ATACATCATGATAGCCCATCATGGAATATATagtaagatttataaaaagcACTGGATCGCTGCGATGATTATTTTCTGCTGGCTATTCGCCTACGCGATGCAGGTACCAACGTTGTTAGGCGTTTGGG GAAAATTTGATTATGATATGTATCTAGAAACATGCTCGATAGTCAAAGACGATCATGGTCATACTTCTAAGAGATTTTTGTTCGCTACGGGTTTCGTGATACCCTGCGTAGTTATAGTCGGGTGTTATGCAAAAATATTCTGGGTCGTTCACAG CTCCGAGTCGAGGATGCGAAAACACGCAACACCAACGATAAAGTCACCGCACACACCTGGTAGAGATACCAGAGAGATCAAACAAAGACGTAGCGAATGGAGAATTACGAAGATGGTACTCGCTATCTTCCTTAGCTTTCTAGTCTGTTATCTACCAATCACTATAGTAAAGATGGTCGAcgttaatgtaaaatatccag gCTTCCACGTTCTTGGGTATCTTCTTCTATACTTCGCTTCCTGCGTGAACCCGATAATCTACGTTATCATGAATAAGCAATACAGACAAGCATACGCTGGCGTGATTGGCTGTTCGCGGATAAGGGCGAGTCTCACACCTTTCGGGAGCAGTGCGCCCGGTCAGCACCACCAAGACTTCGGCCAAG ATTACTCGAAGACTATGGTATCGACCGTCTCCATTGCTATGAATCCCGTCAAAAATAATCAGTTGGAAGAGGCACTATAG